In a genomic window of Drosophila takahashii strain IR98-3 E-12201 chromosome 3L, DtakHiC1v2, whole genome shotgun sequence:
- the LOC108056668 gene encoding phospholipid scramblase 2-like → MDCLSNLDSVLVNQEVDFQEVVIGFSRNRRYFVRAALKTDPILTAVQDNKFVDRVTKPNYMFTLRVMNPSSTQVMHIDRIKPDAYFKQPRVEVLAPPGNLIGVVKLHSFACPRTLHVMNTKDQLEYVINNSNDCCGGFEAKFVVTDVHKKEIALIEKLFGGVIKEIYTDSDNYKVNFKGLDTRTKALLLASVFFIDGLFFETTAVRKFLI, encoded by the exons ATGGACTGCCTGAGCAACTTGGATAGTGTCTTAGTCAATCAGGAAGTCGATTTCCAGGAGGTTGTGATCGGCTTCAGTAGGAACAGAAGGTACTTCGTTCGCGCCGCTCTTAAGACAGATCCGATCCTAACCGCCGTGCAGGATAACAAGTTTGTCGATCGCGTTACCAAGCCAAATTATATGTTTACACTACGGGTCATGAACCCATCAAGTACTCAAGTAATGCACATTGACCGAATCAAACCGGACGCCTACTTCAAGCAGCCGAGAGTGGAGGTCCTCGCACCACCCGGCAACCTGATCGGCGTCGTCAAGTTGCACAGCTTCGCCTGTCCGCGCACTCTGCACGTCATGAACACCAAGGATCAGTTGGAGTACGTCATCAATAACAGCAACGACTGTTGCGGAGGCTTTGAGGCTAAGTTCGTT GTAACTGATGttcataaaaaagaaatagctCTTATTGAAAAGTTGTTTGGAGGAGTTATTAAAGAAATCTATACGGACTCCGACAATTATAAAGTCAATTTTAAGGGTTTGGATACTCGCACCAAGGCGCTTTTACTGGCCAGCGTCTTTTTCATT GACGGCTTATTCTTTGAAACAACAGCAGTACGTAAATTTCTCATCTGA
- the LOC108056665 gene encoding phospholipid scramblase 1-like has translation METLGLDCLVHLDSIMIYQKVDYLEVFVGFSSNRRYAIKSKPTDQPILYAVQDNGFWSREFKSKYNMTIRVINAAKTDLIIVSRAKHHDCCEGPKLDVFVPPGNKIGWIRYHQGCCWDHLEIHDPKGPLMYKVIPLSAWKDNKFKVEDSNKKVVGKIIKMYAGFFQEAFTGADNFKVEFKDANIRSKALFLATVFFIDALYHEGYKMPIVVPHHHE, from the exons ATGGAGACCCTGGGATTGGACTGTTTGGTTCACTTAGATAGTATTATGATTTATCAGAAAGTTGACTATCTGGAGGTTTTCGTAGGATTTAGTAGTAACAGAAGGTATGCCATTAAAAGTAAGCCGACGGACCAACCCATTCTCTACGCCGTTCAGGACAACGGATTTTGGTCACGTGaatttaaatctaaatatAATATGACGATACGGGTAATAAACGCCGCGAAGACCGATCTCATTATCGTGTCCAGGGCCAAACATCACGATTGTTGCGAGGGACCAAAACTGGACGTCTTCGTTCCACCCGGAAACAAGATTGGCTGGATTAGGTACCACCAGGGCTGTTGTTGGGATCACCTGGAGATCCACGATCCCAAGGGCCCCCTAATGTACAAGGTAATACCTTTAAGCGCTTGGAAGGACAACAAATTCAAA GTTGAGGATTCCAATAAAAAAGTTGTGggcaaaattataaaaatgtatgccGGATTCTTTCAAGAAGCGTTTACAGGAGCAGACAACTTCAAAGTTGAGTTTAAGGATGCGAATATTCGCAGCAAGGCGCTTTTTCTGGCCACCGTATTTTTCATA GATGCTCTTTACCATGAAGGATATAAAATGCCGATCGTGGTACCTCACCATCATGAATAA
- the LOC108056666 gene encoding phospholipid scramblase 1-like, producing METLGLDCLVHLDSIMIYQKVDYLQVFSGFCSNRRYEIKSTPTDEPILYAVQDNGFWSRAFKPKYNMTIRVMNAAKTDLMIVSRAKQHDCCEGPKLDVFVPPENKIAWIRYHYGCWRDHMEINDPKGALMYKVVPSRKNNKFKVEDSNQKVVGKILKKNAGFFQEKFTEADNFEVQFKDENIGTKALLLATVFFIDALYHERYGWNPTWIRNCP from the exons ATGGAGACTTTGGGACTGGACTGTTTGGTTCACTTAGATAGTATAATGATTTATCAGAAAGTTGACTATCTACAGGTTTTCTCAGGATTTTGTAGTAACAGAAGGTATGAAATTAAGAGTACGCCGACGGACGAACCCATTCTCTACGCCGTTCAGGACAACGGATTTTGGTCACGAGCATTTAAGCCGAAATATAATATGACAATACGGGTAATGAACGCCGCGAAGACTGATCTCATGATCGTGTCCAGGGCCAAACAACACGATTGTTGCGAGGGACCAAAACTGGACGTTTTCGTCCCGCCCGAAAACAAGATTGCTTGGATAAGGTACCACTACGGCTGTTGGCGGGATCACATGGAGATCAACGATCCCAAGGGCGCCCTAATGTACAAGGTCGTACCTTCacggaaaaacaacaaattcaaa GTTGAGGATTCCAATCAAAAAGTTGTaggaaaaattctaaaaaaaaatgctggATTCTTTCAAGAAAAGTTTACAGAAGCAGACAATTTTGAAGTACAGTTTAAAGATGAAAATATCGGCACCAAGGCGCTTCTTCTGGCCACCGTATTTTTCATA GATGCTCTTTATCATGAACGATATGGATGGAACCCGACTTGGATTAGGAACTGTCCTTAA
- the LOC108056647 gene encoding phospholipid scramblase 1-like: METLGLDCLVHLDSIMIYQKVDYLDVFVGFSSNRRYAIKSKPTDQPILYAVQDNGFWSREFKSKYNMTIRVINAAKTDLMIVSRAKHHDCCEGPKLDVFVPPGNKIGWIRYHQGFWRDHLEIHDPKGPLMYKVIPLSVWKDNKFKVVDSNQKVVGKILKKCAGFFQEAFTEADNFNVEFKDANIRTKALLLAAVFFIDALYHEGSRRKPY; the protein is encoded by the exons ATGGAGACACTGGGACTCGACTGTTTGGTCCACTTAGATAGTATTATGATTTATCAGAAAGTTGACTATCTGGATGTTTTCGTAGGATTTAGTAGTAACAGAAGGTATGCCATTAAAAGTAAGCCGACGGACCAACCCATTCTCTACGCCGTTCAGGACAACGGATTTTGGTCACGTGaatttaaatctaaatatAATATGACGATACGGGTAATAAACGCCGCGAAGACCGATCTCATGATCGTGTCCAGGGCAAAACATCACGATTGTTGCGAGGGACCAAAACTGGACGTCTTCGTTCCACCCGGAAACAAGATTGGCTGGATTAGGTACCACCAGGGCTTTTGGCGGGATCACCTGGAGATCCACGATCCCAAGGGCCCCCTAATGTACAAGGTCATACCTTTAAGCGTTTGGAAGGACAATAAATTCAAA GTTGTGGATTCCAATCAAAAAGTTGtaggtaaaattttaaaaaaatgcgcTGGATTCTTTCAAGAAGCGTTTACAGAAGCAGACAACTTCAACGTTGAGTTTAAGGATGCGAATATCCGCACCAAGGCGCTTCTTCTGGCCGCCGTATTTTTCATA GATGCTCTTTACCATGAAGGATCACGAAGAAAACCTTATTAA
- the LOC108056658 gene encoding insulin-like growth factor-binding protein complex acid labile subunit: protein MQAMRILIALLLSGVFAKDLQECEDLGRGSFLCREIESFEQLSRYVGEKWKSVKVVNEHTGIESADEGELPGLSRLLHLDLSESGGVTLGERGLRDFEALQDLNLTHCQLEEMQAQHFPNKSQLVNLDVSFNDIQIVTGKLMSGLANLEYANFSNNLIAQIEPNAFRDLKRLVFLDLTTNEQENVTLGENVNLRYLSISNNNVRDFQWCRLRGLPSLEELHLHSNWLETLDMGIFYALPKLRVLNVSNNNLYEIKRTLFMAPGEVAPLELLDYSSNNVKVLEDSVFCRLSKLRTLNLWLNLINRIHPRAFVGLSALQSLQLQGNKISILPEEVFANLTALERLDLSRNNIKKLGFGVFGASILRNLSYLDLSNNYIAELHPLALSSLPFIKELRLRRNKLISLDLRMFAPLRRLQWLTIGENRLEEIDDEILDTFERLTHLEINNNRLTFLPDLKSESRQGLRQLQHISLEGNPWQCLCLDEITSWLNGHQVAYARPSSAYFSGRKPLCVVTPMDKCLRILDEVRAPREMWDYFLGNV, encoded by the exons ATGCAGGCGATGCGAATTTTGATCGCACTGCTTCTATCGGGAGTGTTTGCAAAGGATCTGCAGGAGTGCGAGGATCTGGGAAGAGGAAGTTTTCTTTGTCGGGAAATTGAGAGTTTCGAGCAACTGAGTCGATATGTGggagaaaagtggaaaagtgtAAAGGTGGTCAATGAGCACACTGGTATTGAAAGTGCCGATGAGGGGGAATTACCGGGACTCTCGAGGCTTTTGCATTTGGATCTATCCGAATCTGGGGGCGTGACTCTGGGCGAAAGGGGTCTGCGGGACTTTGAGGCCCTGCAGGATCTCAATCTCACCCACTGCCAGCTGGAGGAGATGCAGGCCCAGCACTTTCCCAACAAATCGCAACTGGTAAACTTAGATGTGAGCTTCAATGACATTCAGATTGTCACTGGCAAGCTGATGAGTGGATTGGCAAACTTGGAGTATGCGAATTTCTCCAACAACCTGATAGCGCAAATAGAGCCCAATGCCTTTAGGGATCTGAAAAGGCTGGTATTTCTGGACCTGACCACCAACGAGCAGGAGAACGTGACGCTGGGCGAGAATGTAAACCTGCGTTACCTGTCCATAAGCAACAATAATGTGCGGGAT TTCCAATGGTGTCGCTTGCGGGGATTGCCTAGTTTGGAGGAACTGCACCTGCACAGTAATTGGCTGGAAACCCTCGATATGGGAATATTCTATGCTCTGCCCAAACTTCGAGTCTTAAATGTGTCGAACAACAATCTATATGAGATCAAGCGAACTCTCTTCATGGCTCCCGGAGAAGTAGCTCCACTAGAGCTTCTTGATTACAGCTCGAATAATGTAAAGGTGCTGGAGGATTCCGTCTTCTGCCGGCTGAGTAAGCTAAGGACCCTCAATCTGTGGCTCAACCTGATCAACAGGATCCATCCGAGAGCCTTTGTGGGTCTGAGTGCTTTGCAATCCCTTCAACTGCAGGGCAACAAAATCTCGATTCTTCCCGAGGAAGTCTTTGCCAATCTCACAGCTTTGGAGCGGTTGGATTTGAGTAGGAATAATATCAAAAAGTTGGGTTTCGGGGTGTTTGGAGCAAGTATTCTTCGCAACCTGAGTTATTTGGATTTGAGCAACAACTACATTGCGGAGCTGCATCCTCTGGCCCTTTCCTCGCTGCCTTTCATCAAGGAACTCCGTCTGAGGAGGAACAAGCTGATCAGCCTGGATCTTCGCATGTTTGCACCCCTGCGGCGTTTGCAGTGGCTCACGATTGGCGAGAATCGTCTGGAGGAGATCGATGACGAAATTCTGGACACCTTCGAACGACTCACTCACCTGGAGATCAACAACAATAGGCTCACCTTTTTGCCGGATCTCAAGTCAGAGTCAAGGCAGGGTCTTCGGCAATTGCAGCACATCAGTCTGGAGGGAAATCCCTGGCAGTGTTTGTGTCTGGATGAGATCACCTCCTGGTTGAATGGCCACCAGGTGGCCTACGCCCGTCCCAGCAGCGCCTATTTCAGTGGAAGGAAGCCCCTCTGCGTGGTCACGCCCATGGATAAGTGCCTGCGGATTCTCGACGAAGTGAGGGCACCCAGAGAAatgtgggactattttttaggtaacgtatga